A window of Rufibacter sp. LB8 contains these coding sequences:
- a CDS encoding HNH endonuclease signature motif containing protein → MYGIFNESARGGAFSEATKRAVWNKGQIVPGYHPDFIRKDACNAWIEWEKYGDVTHGGTGWEIDHIKPVAAGGGDELSNLQPLQWQNNRNKGDAYPASGYCIVTTR, encoded by the coding sequence ATGTACGGAATTTTTAATGAAAGTGCGCGTGGCGGGGCTTTTTCAGAGGCAACAAAACGTGCCGTTTGGAACAAAGGCCAAATAGTACCTGGCTATCATCCAGACTTTATCAGGAAGGATGCCTGTAATGCCTGGATTGAGTGGGAAAAGTACGGGGATGTAACACATGGTGGCACTGGCTGGGAAATTGACCACATCAAGCCAGTGGCCGCAGGCGGGGGTGATGAACTGTCAAACCTACAGCCCCTCCAGTGGCAAAATAACAGGAATAAAGGAGATGCTTATCCGGCCTCTGGTTATTGTATAGTCACTACTAGATAA
- a CDS encoding nucleotidyl transferase AbiEii/AbiGii toxin family protein has protein sequence MDTKNNEESFIMTDFHRIEPEEKRNIFNAISNKTGMPAFAVEKDWWVTQTLAIIFEMEAGKHLVFKGGTSLSKAWKLIDRFSEDIDLAIDRKFLGFAGELSKKERTKLRKTAGEYTTGEFLEELKERFQEKGFANVDLVPVAAIDSDQDPRIIEVHYPNVTEHPDYVRPRVQIEIGCRSLIEPFSVKEFGSLVDEIYQDRPFASPYIHVPTVDAKRTFLEKLFLLHEEFSRPAEKIRVDRLSRHMYDVYHLSQNADILTAMEDQDLYETIVGHRHRYAKVGGVDYNLHNPKTLNPTPHPDFVKAWENDYKKMQSEMIYEQTPPTFEDLIINIEQLKNKLLSLSWVFSLKFE, from the coding sequence ATGGATACAAAAAATAATGAAGAAAGCTTTATAATGACTGACTTTCACAGAATAGAGCCCGAAGAGAAAAGAAATATTTTCAACGCAATTAGTAACAAAACAGGCATGCCTGCCTTTGCTGTCGAAAAAGATTGGTGGGTCACGCAGACACTTGCCATCATATTTGAAATGGAGGCTGGGAAGCATCTGGTGTTCAAAGGCGGTACTTCTCTAAGCAAAGCATGGAAACTAATTGACCGGTTCTCAGAAGACATAGATTTGGCAATTGACCGAAAATTTTTGGGGTTTGCAGGGGAGCTTTCCAAAAAAGAACGCACTAAGCTAAGGAAAACTGCCGGCGAATACACAACAGGAGAATTTCTTGAGGAATTGAAAGAGCGTTTCCAAGAGAAGGGGTTCGCTAATGTTGACCTGGTCCCTGTGGCTGCCATTGATAGCGACCAGGATCCAAGAATCATTGAGGTACACTACCCTAACGTGACGGAGCACCCTGATTATGTTCGTCCAAGGGTCCAAATTGAGATAGGCTGCCGTTCGTTGATAGAACCCTTTTCCGTTAAGGAGTTTGGTTCATTAGTAGATGAAATATACCAGGACCGTCCGTTTGCCTCACCATATATCCATGTGCCAACTGTAGATGCGAAGAGAACTTTCTTAGAGAAGTTATTCCTCCTGCATGAGGAGTTCAGCCGCCCCGCCGAGAAAATCCGGGTAGACAGGCTGAGTCGCCATATGTATGACGTTTACCATTTGTCACAAAATGCAGATATTTTAACCGCCATGGAAGACCAAGACCTTTACGAGACGATTGTAGGCCACCGTCATAGATATGCCAAAGTTGGCGGGGTGGACTATAACTTGCATAATCCCAAAACTCTGAATCCCACGCCGCATCCCGACTTTGTAAAGGCGTGGGAAAATGATTACAAGAAAATGCAGAGCGAAATGATCTACGAGCAGACACCACCTACTTTTGAAGACCTGATTATAAATATTGAACAACTCAAAAACAAACTGCTATCGCTTTCCTGGGTATTCTCCCTCAAGTTTGAGTAG
- a CDS encoding DUF6088 family protein, with protein sequence MESTEKQIERSIKRRPKGTLFFPDDFSKFGSSDAVRKALERLTAKEHIIRVAQGIYARPKESKYIGVAMPSAEEIAEAIIKRDKLRTVPTGIYALNALGLSTQIPMKIILLTDGSPREIRIGKRTINFRKTTPSNLLAKGKISRLVIQALKEIGNGNVSEKEEFRIIDLLKKEDRKDLEHDISLAPAWIQKIMKKAL encoded by the coding sequence ATGGAAAGCACAGAGAAGCAAATTGAACGATCCATAAAGAGAAGACCAAAGGGGACATTGTTTTTCCCTGATGATTTTAGCAAGTTTGGTTCGTCTGATGCCGTCAGGAAAGCTTTGGAACGCCTCACTGCTAAGGAGCACATTATTCGGGTGGCTCAGGGAATTTATGCAAGGCCTAAGGAGAGTAAATACATCGGCGTTGCTATGCCTTCAGCTGAGGAGATTGCCGAAGCCATTATTAAACGAGACAAGCTACGGACAGTTCCCACAGGGATTTATGCTTTGAACGCCTTGGGGTTAAGCACACAAATCCCGATGAAAATTATCTTACTTACAGATGGTTCCCCCCGTGAAATAAGAATAGGGAAAAGGACGATTAACTTCAGGAAGACAACCCCGAGCAATTTATTGGCAAAGGGGAAAATCAGTCGCCTGGTTATCCAAGCCCTGAAGGAGATTGGGAACGGAAATGTGAGTGAAAAAGAGGAGTTTAGGATTATCGATCTATTGAAGAAGGAAGACAGGAAAGATTTGGAACATGACATCTCACTAGCCCCAGCATGGATACAAAAAATAATGAAGAAAGCTTTATAA
- a CDS encoding PD40 domain-containing protein, with protein sequence MILKKTFSCLTYLGLSLGSVSLQAQAQAPALQNVREVTSGTNEYSSPVWSPDGQRILFTDHHNDALYIKDVAGNGAVRKLKSGQGIGYKARWTADGKDIVFYEKQTSPAGARTLVEKSIAVSGGRERVLSEAKDTKANRTFSARKSPSLKVYINPETLKLEARKGNGEPWVITKEEGQFYSPLVSPDGKSVIVNEGANMYLYSIDGKAKRKNLGMGLPSSWLPDGSGILTFEDESKDGHSISGSELYFVAVSNGAKTKLTNTPDRIEMWADVSPDGKRIAFSDEKSGKIYVADLKIKK encoded by the coding sequence ATGATTCTAAAAAAAACATTCAGTTGTTTAACCTACCTGGGTTTATCACTAGGTAGCGTGAGCCTCCAGGCACAAGCGCAGGCACCGGCCTTGCAGAACGTGCGGGAAGTCACCTCCGGCACCAACGAGTACAGCAGCCCGGTGTGGTCGCCAGACGGACAAAGAATTCTGTTCACAGACCACCACAACGACGCGCTCTACATCAAAGATGTGGCCGGCAATGGCGCCGTGCGGAAGTTAAAAAGTGGCCAAGGCATTGGCTACAAGGCCCGCTGGACCGCAGACGGCAAGGACATAGTCTTCTATGAAAAACAAACCTCTCCTGCCGGCGCCAGAACGCTGGTAGAAAAAAGCATTGCCGTGAGCGGCGGCCGGGAGCGCGTGCTTTCAGAGGCGAAAGACACAAAGGCCAACCGTACTTTCTCTGCCAGAAAAAGCCCTTCGCTGAAAGTGTACATCAACCCCGAGACCCTCAAGCTGGAGGCCAGAAAAGGAAACGGTGAGCCTTGGGTTATCACCAAGGAGGAAGGCCAGTTCTACAGCCCCCTGGTGTCGCCAGACGGGAAATCGGTTATTGTGAACGAAGGTGCCAACATGTACCTCTACTCCATTGACGGCAAAGCCAAACGCAAAAACCTTGGAATGGGCCTTCCCAGCAGCTGGCTTCCAGACGGCAGCGGCATCCTCACGTTTGAAGACGAAAGCAAAGACGGTCACTCCATCTCCGGCTCAGAACTCTACTTTGTGGCTGTCAGTAACGGCGCCAAGACCAAGCTCACCAACACCCCAGACAGAATTGAGATGTGGGCAGACGTCTCGCCGGACGGAAAGCGCATTGCTTTCTCCGATGAAAAGTCAGGCAAAATCTATGTGGCCGATTTAAAAATCAAAAAGTAA
- a CDS encoding neutral zinc metallopeptidase: MKWLGRRKSSNVEDRRGQGAGGFGGGGGINPMLLIPLFRLLFSKAGLVVLAIVAAGLFLTGTNPLTLLQQFIGGEPQYAQTSSPAQHSPEEQQLAEQTAIVLADTEDVWNTLLQGYREPTLVLFSNQVSSACGQASSASGPFYCPGDEKLYIDLSFFAEMEHKLGAAGDFAQAYVVGHEVGHHVQKITGTMDQVNAMRGQLSEVEFNKLMVRVELQADFLAGVWAHHTQRTKGVMEPGDLEEALNAASAIGDDRLQKQSTGRVVPDSFTHGTSAQRVRWFKKGFDTGDLAQGDTFNATVL, translated from the coding sequence ATGAAATGGCTAGGCAGAAGAAAAAGCAGTAATGTAGAAGACCGCAGAGGCCAGGGAGCCGGCGGTTTTGGCGGCGGTGGTGGCATCAATCCCATGCTGTTGATTCCCTTGTTCCGGCTCCTTTTCTCCAAAGCGGGGTTGGTGGTGCTGGCCATTGTGGCGGCTGGCCTGTTTTTAACCGGCACCAATCCGCTTACGCTCCTGCAGCAGTTCATAGGCGGGGAGCCGCAATACGCACAAACCTCTTCCCCTGCCCAGCACAGCCCCGAAGAACAGCAACTGGCAGAGCAGACCGCTATTGTGCTGGCAGACACCGAAGATGTCTGGAATACCTTGCTGCAAGGGTACCGAGAACCTACCCTGGTGTTATTCTCCAACCAGGTGAGTTCGGCCTGCGGACAGGCCTCGTCGGCCTCCGGCCCGTTCTACTGCCCCGGCGATGAAAAACTGTACATTGACCTGAGCTTCTTCGCCGAGATGGAGCATAAGCTGGGCGCCGCCGGCGACTTCGCGCAGGCCTATGTAGTGGGCCATGAAGTGGGGCACCACGTGCAGAAAATCACCGGCACCATGGATCAGGTGAACGCCATGCGGGGCCAACTCTCTGAAGTGGAATTCAACAAACTCATGGTACGCGTGGAATTGCAAGCCGATTTTCTGGCGGGCGTGTGGGCGCACCACACCCAACGCACCAAAGGCGTGATGGAGCCCGGCGATCTGGAGGAAGCCCTCAATGCCGCCAGCGCCATTGGCGATGACCGCCTCCAAAAACAATCCACTGGCCGGGTGGTGCCAGATTCGTTCACGCACGGCACCTCGGCCCAGCGCGTGCGGTGGTTTAAGAAAGGCTTTGACACCGGCGACCTGGCGCAGGGAGACACGTTCAACGCTACCGTGTTATAG
- a CDS encoding HEPN domain-containing protein produces the protein MAGGGPKPGGEQPEPWVRQKQILPGDVQAIVRLLAEAVQPEKIYLLGYRGTGGTATRYLELLVVLPTRHPRSFADLEPLAAFACLGNPRVSCTLCKADHVQQMLTVGDVFYSLSCLPTHLVYTDGSPDFIPTPPEVLLKLTADALQEFNANFSRAVAFYGTAQRFWAEGNKDLVPFLLHQATELTLRAILLSLLGREKRTHSLKVLLRHTRVLAPAVQAVFPRDTDAERQLVHLLEEAYLKSRYESSFRLEDSMMEELLTRVKKLMAVAQEVFEERMLVIEGLLDINGIVP, from the coding sequence GCCCGGCGATGTGCAGGCCATTGTGCGGCTCCTAGCTGAGGCGGTGCAACCGGAGAAAATCTACCTGCTGGGTTACCGAGGCACCGGAGGCACGGCCACCAGGTATCTGGAGCTGCTAGTGGTATTGCCCACCCGTCACCCGCGGTCGTTCGCAGACCTGGAGCCACTGGCAGCCTTCGCCTGCCTGGGCAACCCGCGCGTGTCGTGCACCCTCTGCAAGGCAGACCATGTGCAGCAGATGCTCACAGTGGGGGACGTTTTCTACTCCCTCAGCTGCCTGCCCACTCACCTGGTGTACACAGACGGGAGCCCAGACTTTATTCCTACCCCGCCAGAAGTGCTTTTAAAGCTAACGGCAGACGCCTTGCAGGAGTTCAACGCCAACTTTTCCAGGGCCGTTGCTTTCTACGGCACCGCCCAACGGTTCTGGGCTGAGGGGAACAAGGATTTGGTGCCTTTTCTGCTGCACCAGGCCACGGAGCTCACGCTTCGGGCCATTCTGCTGTCGCTGCTGGGCCGTGAGAAGCGCACCCATTCCCTGAAAGTGCTCCTGCGCCACACCCGCGTGCTGGCCCCGGCGGTACAGGCGGTATTCCCCAGAGATACAGACGCAGAGCGCCAGCTGGTGCACCTGCTGGAGGAAGCCTACCTCAAGAGCCGCTACGAGAGCAGTTTTAGGCTGGAGGATTCCATGATGGAAGAGTTGCTGACCAGGGTGAAGAAATTGATGGCGGTGGCGCAGGAGGTGTTTGAGGAGAGGATGCTAGTAATAGAGGGGCTCTTGGACATAAATGGAATCGTACCTTAA
- a CDS encoding N-acetylmuramoyl-L-alanine amidase, with product MTKHIQNNFLRVALTFCLAFFTLAVQAQIVVVIDPGHGYAADGSNPDGRTSTEIATALSVGLKLRDLLNSQCASYSVKMTRTTANGWISVTQRRDMSNSWGADRFLSIHCNAGGGSGTETFWCNRSTSGTTANSNFSLEVQNRMAAGGSWTNRRSVEDATYIYHLGVLNGNNAIGVLNEIGFVDSGDATKLLDNTWRDKFATAYLTALKNSLGTTTCTPPVSTGTLIQAETYSSVQVGAVQTETCSDTGAGLNVSHIDTGDEFSYSNVSFPTAGNYTIEYRVASLNGGGTIESILTGVKVLGRVNVPSTGGWQTGWTTISQTVSITTGGTFTLRLKAIAGGWNLNWLRVTKQTTARMAVAKAEADEEVVAYPNPAENELSLRFTGTATNARVLNTAGQTVLDLPTLTSDQPIDITSLSSGVYILDMVIDGKKVSKRFIKR from the coding sequence ATGACCAAACATATACAAAACAACTTCCTACGGGTGGCATTGACTTTCTGCCTGGCTTTTTTCACACTGGCCGTTCAGGCGCAGATAGTGGTAGTGATTGACCCGGGGCACGGCTACGCCGCAGACGGCAGCAACCCAGACGGCCGTACCAGTACAGAGATTGCCACCGCCCTTTCTGTAGGTCTTAAATTGCGCGACCTGTTAAACAGCCAATGCGCCAGCTATTCAGTGAAAATGACGAGAACTACCGCTAATGGCTGGATCTCTGTTACGCAGCGCCGTGACATGTCTAACAGCTGGGGCGCAGACCGGTTCCTGAGCATTCACTGCAACGCCGGCGGCGGAAGCGGCACAGAAACTTTCTGGTGCAACAGAAGCACGTCAGGCACCACTGCCAACAGCAACTTCTCTCTGGAAGTCCAGAACCGCATGGCGGCAGGCGGCAGCTGGACCAACCGGCGTTCTGTGGAAGATGCCACCTATATCTATCATTTGGGCGTTCTGAATGGCAACAACGCCATTGGCGTACTAAACGAGATAGGCTTTGTGGATTCAGGTGACGCCACCAAACTCCTGGACAATACCTGGCGAGACAAGTTTGCCACCGCTTACCTGACCGCGCTCAAGAACAGCCTTGGCACCACCACCTGTACCCCGCCAGTAAGCACCGGCACCCTCATACAGGCAGAGACTTACTCTTCTGTGCAGGTTGGCGCAGTGCAAACAGAAACTTGCTCTGACACCGGTGCCGGTCTGAACGTGAGCCATATTGATACCGGAGATGAGTTCTCTTACAGCAACGTCAGCTTTCCAACCGCAGGCAACTACACAATTGAATACCGGGTAGCCAGCTTGAACGGCGGGGGCACCATAGAGTCCATCCTCACTGGCGTGAAAGTGCTTGGACGCGTGAACGTACCTTCTACAGGGGGTTGGCAGACAGGCTGGACAACCATTTCCCAAACGGTTAGCATCACAACGGGCGGTACCTTTACGCTGCGCCTAAAGGCCATTGCGGGCGGCTGGAACCTGAACTGGCTAAGAGTAACCAAACAAACAACGGCAAGAATGGCGGTTGCCAAGGCTGAGGCAGATGAAGAAGTTGTCGCTTACCCTAACCCTGCTGAAAATGAGCTGTCCCTTCGCTTCACCGGAACTGCCACCAACGCAAGGGTTCTTAACACCGCAGGACAGACCGTCCTTGACTTGCCCACCTTAACCAGCGACCAACCTATTGATATCACTTCCCTCAGTAGCGGTGTCTATATCTTAGACATGGTCATTGACGGCAAGAAAGTCTCTAAGCGGTTCATTAAGCGATAA